One Lacunisphaera limnophila DNA window includes the following coding sequences:
- a CDS encoding FG-GAP-like repeat-containing protein produces MATAQPAWKKSVVCRGPRLAGLHGAVALIGLSALITVLRAADPGLSEAPFAARSAPAGRTLFTALSPEATGIKAMNHYGDPQMWGKHYTELMNGSLGTGVAVADFDRDGRPDVFVVSKTGPGRLFRNLGDWKFADVTVTAGLAAPADLLRTDRPEWTQGAAWADVNNDGWLDLYVCRFAAPNLLYISRGDGTFQEEAQRRGLAVTDASGLGTFFDYDRDGWLDVYVQTNLLDTVKAPNGQRDYLFHNRGDGTFEDVTVRAGITDENLAHGTAVWDHDGDGWPDLYVANDFTAPDKLYRNNRDGTFTDVIHRVVPVMPYSSMGADQGDLNNDGRPDLLVADMAATSHEKDHRGMAYSRTLKTGTPEPAAGEALQTSRNTLFLNTGTGRVLEAAHLAGLDATDWTWSVRFEDLDNDGRVDLHVTNGMIREYQNVDLLDRMVMAETFPERVGLMRGSPKLAEANLAYRNLGDLRFEEVGAAWGLNQTGVSFGAAYGDFDGDGDLDVIYANHEDHPTVLRNDSPTGHRLVIALRGTVSNRYGVGGTVRIETATGSQVRTLTLARGYLSSSEPILHFGLGEETIITRLTVEWPSGHTQRFTDIRAERKLTITEPAGLARPAAPPVASPTQFTAVKAATGLDLKAEESFDQESQPLVPVRFDRLGPALALGDLNQDGQTDLVLGGTGRSPAQIVLRAAERFATAGNLPASPVDDGPLLLLDADGDGLPDLLQTKAGVNRAANSPYFQPVLHHNSGAGFTPVPDALPTLPLSVGAAVAADFDRDGRLDVFLGGRVLPGRYPQPPRSALLRNTGGRFEDVTDTLAPALREAGLVRSALWSDVDGDGWVDLLLALEWGGVRYFRNDAGRGFSDQSAAAGFAAAGDGAWTSLAAADFNGDGRLDYAAGNTGLNTLTQPPALIFLGNFKGGNALQLVEAYQEGDKLYPRRTRKELGGQIPAILQRFPRNDPYARATLPDLLGADRLAAARRFAATELQSGVFLSQPGGSYRFSPLPRIAQIAPIQGMVAGDFDGDGLADLYAVQNSFAPNPGVGRFDGGLSQLLRGDGRGTFTAVEPAQSGLVVPGDAKALVVLDLDADGWPDFLLSRNNATTLAWRNEGIPGRHSFQVRLRGRPGNATAIGARLQLALTDGTTQFAEISAGGGYYSQSDTGAFFGWSQGNPPRRLTVRWPDGTISEQALTELPGARLDVAAP; encoded by the coding sequence ATGGCCACCGCGCAGCCCGCCTGGAAAAAATCTGTAGTCTGCCGCGGGCCGCGCTTGGCCGGCCTGCACGGGGCGGTCGCGCTGATCGGTTTATCGGCGCTCATCACGGTCCTACGGGCCGCCGATCCCGGGCTCAGTGAAGCTCCGTTCGCCGCACGCTCGGCTCCGGCCGGCCGGACCCTGTTCACGGCGCTGTCGCCCGAAGCAACCGGTATCAAGGCCATGAATCACTACGGTGATCCCCAGATGTGGGGCAAACACTACACCGAGTTGATGAACGGCTCGCTCGGCACCGGCGTCGCCGTCGCCGATTTTGACCGGGATGGCCGACCGGATGTCTTCGTCGTCAGCAAGACCGGTCCCGGCCGGCTTTTCCGCAATCTGGGCGACTGGAAATTCGCCGACGTCACCGTCACGGCGGGCTTGGCTGCGCCCGCGGACCTGCTCCGGACCGACCGGCCCGAGTGGACGCAAGGCGCCGCGTGGGCCGATGTGAACAACGACGGCTGGCTCGACCTCTACGTCTGCCGCTTCGCCGCGCCGAACCTCCTCTACATCAGCCGCGGCGACGGCACCTTCCAGGAGGAGGCGCAGCGCCGCGGCCTGGCGGTGACGGATGCGAGCGGTCTCGGGACCTTCTTCGACTACGATCGCGACGGCTGGCTCGATGTCTATGTGCAGACCAACCTGCTCGACACGGTCAAGGCCCCGAACGGGCAGCGCGATTATCTGTTCCATAATCGCGGCGACGGCACCTTCGAGGACGTCACGGTCCGCGCCGGCATCACCGACGAAAACCTCGCGCACGGCACCGCCGTGTGGGACCACGACGGCGACGGCTGGCCCGACCTCTACGTCGCCAACGATTTCACCGCGCCGGACAAGCTTTACCGCAACAACCGCGACGGCACCTTCACCGACGTCATCCACCGCGTGGTGCCCGTCATGCCGTATTCCTCGATGGGCGCGGACCAGGGCGACCTCAACAACGACGGCCGGCCCGACCTGTTGGTGGCGGACATGGCCGCGACCAGCCACGAGAAGGATCACCGTGGCATGGCCTACTCGCGGACCCTGAAGACCGGCACGCCGGAACCGGCGGCCGGGGAAGCGCTGCAAACCTCGCGCAACACGCTTTTTCTCAACACCGGGACGGGCCGCGTCCTCGAGGCCGCGCACCTGGCCGGGCTCGACGCGACGGACTGGACCTGGTCGGTCCGGTTCGAGGACCTCGACAACGACGGCCGCGTCGACCTGCACGTGACCAACGGCATGATCCGCGAATACCAGAATGTCGACTTGCTCGACCGCATGGTGATGGCCGAGACCTTCCCCGAGCGCGTGGGCCTGATGCGCGGCAGTCCCAAGCTGGCGGAAGCCAATCTCGCCTACCGCAACCTGGGCGACCTCCGCTTCGAGGAGGTCGGCGCGGCGTGGGGCTTGAACCAGACGGGGGTGAGCTTCGGCGCGGCCTACGGCGACTTCGACGGCGACGGCGATCTGGATGTGATCTACGCCAACCATGAGGACCACCCCACGGTGCTGCGCAACGACAGCCCGACCGGCCACCGGCTGGTGATCGCGCTGCGGGGGACGGTTTCCAACCGCTACGGCGTCGGTGGCACCGTCCGGATCGAGACCGCGACCGGCTCGCAGGTGCGCACCCTCACCCTGGCCCGCGGTTACCTCTCCTCCAGCGAACCCATCCTCCACTTCGGCCTGGGCGAGGAGACGATCATCACCCGCCTGACGGTCGAGTGGCCGAGCGGCCACACGCAGCGCTTCACCGATATCCGCGCCGAGCGGAAGCTCACGATCACGGAGCCGGCCGGACTGGCGCGGCCCGCCGCGCCACCGGTCGCATCCCCGACCCAGTTCACTGCGGTCAAGGCCGCCACCGGTCTTGACCTGAAGGCAGAGGAAAGCTTCGACCAGGAAAGCCAGCCCTTGGTCCCCGTCCGCTTCGACCGGCTCGGGCCCGCGCTGGCGCTGGGTGACCTCAACCAGGATGGCCAGACCGACCTGGTCTTGGGGGGCACGGGCCGAAGCCCTGCGCAGATCGTGCTGCGAGCCGCCGAACGTTTCGCCACTGCGGGCAATCTGCCGGCCTCGCCGGTCGACGACGGCCCGCTCCTGCTGCTGGATGCCGACGGCGACGGTTTGCCTGACTTGCTCCAGACCAAGGCGGGGGTCAACCGTGCGGCGAACTCGCCCTATTTTCAGCCGGTGCTCCATCACAACAGCGGCGCCGGGTTCACCCCGGTGCCCGACGCCTTGCCGACGCTGCCGCTCAGCGTCGGTGCCGCGGTCGCCGCGGATTTCGACCGGGACGGCCGCCTCGATGTGTTTCTCGGGGGCCGCGTGCTGCCGGGCCGCTACCCGCAGCCACCGCGCAGCGCCCTCCTGCGCAACACCGGCGGCCGTTTCGAGGATGTGACCGATACCCTGGCCCCGGCCCTGCGCGAGGCCGGCCTGGTCCGGTCCGCCCTGTGGAGCGATGTCGACGGCGACGGCTGGGTGGACCTCCTCCTGGCACTGGAGTGGGGTGGGGTGCGTTACTTCCGCAATGACGCGGGCCGGGGCTTCTCGGACCAGTCTGCCGCCGCGGGTTTCGCTGCCGCCGGTGACGGCGCGTGGACCTCCCTGGCCGCGGCCGATTTCAACGGCGACGGCCGGCTCGATTACGCCGCCGGCAACACCGGTCTCAACACCCTCACCCAGCCGCCCGCGCTGATTTTCCTGGGTAATTTCAAGGGCGGAAACGCCCTTCAACTCGTCGAGGCCTATCAGGAGGGCGACAAGCTTTACCCCCGGCGCACCCGGAAGGAACTCGGCGGCCAGATTCCGGCCATTCTGCAGCGTTTCCCGCGCAACGATCCCTATGCCCGGGCCACGCTGCCCGACTTGCTCGGCGCCGACCGGCTGGCCGCCGCGCGGCGCTTCGCGGCCACCGAGCTCCAAAGCGGTGTCTTCCTGAGCCAGCCGGGTGGCAGCTATCGCTTCAGCCCGCTCCCCCGCATCGCCCAGATTGCGCCGATCCAAGGCATGGTGGCCGGCGACTTTGACGGCGATGGCCTCGCGGACCTCTATGCCGTGCAGAACTCCTTTGCCCCGAATCCGGGGGTCGGCCGGTTTGATGGCGGCCTCAGCCAGTTGCTGCGCGGCGACGGTCGCGGCACCTTCACCGCCGTGGAACCGGCCCAGAGCGGTCTGGTCGTGCCGGGCGATGCCAAGGCCCTGGTCGTGCTCGATCTCGACGCCGACGGTTGGCCGGATTTCCTCTTGAGCCGGAACAACGCCACGACCCTGGCCTGGCGCAACGAAGGGATCCCAGGCCGGCATTCCTTCCAAGTGCGACTGCGCGGCCGGCCGGGCAACGCGACCGCCATCGGCGCCCGCCTCCAGCTGGCACTGACCGACGGCACCACGCAATTCGCGGAGATCTCAGCCGGCGGAGGTTATTACAGTCAGAGCGATACCGGCGCTTTCTTCGGCTGGAGCCAGGGCAATCCGCCGCGCCGGCTCACCGTCCGCTGGCCCGACGGCACGATCTCCGAGCAGGCGCTGACCGAGTTGCCCGGTGCCCGGTTGGATGTGGCCGCGCCGTGA